A part of Micromonospora chersina genomic DNA contains:
- a CDS encoding LysR family transcriptional regulator, translating into MQMQLHQLRYFVAVAEVRHFTQAADLVGITQPSLSKQIHALETDLGAPLFERVRGNITLTAAGEVLLPLAKRILADVDTATREVQELVGLRRGRVRLGATPSLATSLAPPVLRRFRDAHPTVDLRVEEGGSQDLVRDLLRGDLDLALIIEPSTGTDPGLRADPILRESLVVASVDPLPAADGRGEVRITDLRDLPLVMFREGYDLRDATLQACRAAGFEPTLSVDGGEMDAVLSFVEAGLGVALVPGIVVARRAGIRVTRLVPPGVRRTIAVARRRDVVPTHAGRELRRILLEYVHDATAADQLPAGVEPL; encoded by the coding sequence ATACAGATGCAGCTCCATCAGCTCCGGTACTTCGTCGCGGTCGCAGAAGTACGACATTTCACCCAAGCTGCCGATCTGGTGGGCATCACCCAGCCTTCTCTCAGTAAGCAAATTCACGCCCTGGAGACCGACCTGGGAGCCCCGCTCTTCGAGCGGGTAAGGGGCAACATCACCCTCACGGCGGCCGGCGAGGTGCTGCTGCCGCTGGCCAAGCGGATCCTCGCCGACGTGGACACCGCCACCCGCGAGGTGCAGGAGCTGGTCGGGCTGCGCCGGGGCCGGGTCCGGCTCGGCGCCACGCCCAGCCTGGCCACCTCGCTGGCGCCCCCGGTGCTGCGCCGGTTCCGCGACGCCCACCCCACCGTCGACCTGCGCGTCGAGGAGGGCGGCTCGCAGGACCTCGTCCGCGACCTGCTCCGCGGCGACCTCGACCTGGCGCTGATCATCGAGCCCTCGACCGGCACCGACCCCGGTCTGCGCGCCGACCCGATCCTGCGGGAGAGCCTGGTGGTCGCCTCGGTCGACCCGCTGCCGGCCGCCGACGGGCGGGGCGAGGTGCGCATCACCGACCTGCGCGACCTGCCCCTGGTGATGTTCCGCGAGGGCTACGACCTGCGCGACGCCACCCTCCAGGCGTGCCGGGCGGCCGGCTTCGAACCGACCCTCTCGGTCGACGGCGGCGAGATGGACGCCGTGCTCAGCTTCGTCGAGGCCGGGCTCGGCGTCGCCCTGGTTCCCGGCATCGTGGTGGCCCGCCGGGCGGGCATCCGGGTCACCCGGCTCGTCCCGCCCGGCGTCCGCCGGACCATCGCGGTGGCCCGCCGCCGCGACGTGGTGCCCACCCACGCCGGCCGGGAACTGCGTCGCATCCTGCTGGAGTACGTCCACGACGCCACCGCCGCCGACCAACTCCCCGCCGGGGTGGAACCCCTCTAG
- a CDS encoding succinate dehydrogenase cytochrome b subunit has translation MHWTPDRTAPSVDRVVITKTRSPIRSNVGLKAVMAVTGIILVLFLVAHMLGNLKIFTGETSFDHYAHWLREIGTPLLPSTWYLWIQRTVLTVAVLAHIVSATVLARRARAARPVRYAHRRKIHVNYAARTMRWGGVIILLFVIYHILDLTTGHLNPQGDAANPYGNVVQDFAADRWYVTLFYTLAIVTLGFHLRHGAFSAFRSLGQQTPKGERRARAAALVFAVALCAGYLVVPFAVLTGLVA, from the coding sequence ATGCATTGGACGCCTGATCGAACTGCTCCTAGCGTCGATCGCGTGGTAATCACGAAAACTCGGTCGCCCATCCGCTCCAACGTCGGCCTCAAGGCCGTCATGGCGGTGACGGGCATCATCCTGGTGCTGTTCCTGGTCGCGCACATGCTCGGCAACCTGAAGATCTTCACGGGCGAGACCTCGTTCGACCACTACGCGCACTGGCTGCGCGAGATCGGCACGCCGCTGCTGCCGTCGACCTGGTACCTGTGGATCCAGCGCACGGTGCTCACCGTGGCCGTGCTCGCGCACATCGTCTCGGCCACCGTGCTGGCCCGGCGCGCGCGGGCGGCCCGCCCGGTCCGGTACGCGCACCGCCGGAAGATCCACGTCAACTACGCGGCCCGCACGATGCGCTGGGGTGGTGTGATCATCCTGCTCTTCGTGATCTACCACATCCTGGACCTGACCACGGGTCACCTGAACCCGCAGGGCGACGCGGCCAACCCGTACGGCAACGTGGTCCAGGACTTCGCGGCGGACCGCTGGTACGTCACGCTCTTCTACACCCTGGCGATCGTCACGCTCGGCTTCCACCTGCGGCACGGCGCCTTCAGCGCGTTCCGCAGCCTCGGCCAGCAGACCCCCAAGGGCGAGCGCCGGGCGCGCGCCGCGGCCCTGGTCTTCGCCGTCGCGCTCTGCGCCGGCTACCTGGTGGTCCCGTTCGCCGTACTCACCGGATTGGTGGCCTGA
- a CDS encoding fumarate reductase/succinate dehydrogenase flavoprotein subunit codes for MDLYTNGDPIADTKAPDGPIETRWERHRFEMKLVNPANRRKLTVIVVGTGLAGGSAAATLAEQGYQVKSYCYQDSPRRAHSIAAQGGINAAKNYRNDGDSVHRLFYDTVKGGDFRSRESNVHRLAEVSVNIIDQCVAQGVPFAREYGGLLDTRSFGGAQVQRTFYARGQTGQQLLLGAYQALERQIGLGNVEMNSRHEMLELVIVDGRARGIVVRDLVTGEISTEMADAVVLASGGYGNVFYLSTNAKGCNVTASWRAHRKGAYFANPCYTQIHPTCIPVSGDHQSKLTLMSESLRNDGRVWVPKAKGDTRSPKDIPEDERDYYLERIYPSFGNLVPRDIASRAAKNVCDEGRGVGPGGLGVYLDFADAINRLGRKAIEAKYGNLFEMYERITGEDPYEVPMRIYPAVHYTMGGLWVDYDLQSTIPGLFVIGEANFSDHGANRLGASALMQGLADGYFVLPNTIANYLASGPLEKVDASHPEAVAARTEVEDRLQRLLAVNGDRTVDSFHRELGQIMWEHCGMERSEAGLRKAIDEIRTLRDEFWQRVRVPGDGEGLNQSLEKAGRVADFFELAELMCIDALHREESCGGHFRAEHQTPDGEAQRDDDRFSYVAAWEYTGTGQPVLHKEDLTFEYVHPTQRSYK; via the coding sequence ATGGATCTCTACACCAACGGCGACCCGATCGCCGACACCAAGGCTCCCGACGGCCCCATCGAGACCCGCTGGGAGCGCCACCGGTTCGAGATGAAGCTGGTCAACCCGGCGAACCGGCGGAAGCTCACCGTGATCGTGGTGGGCACCGGCCTGGCCGGCGGTTCCGCCGCGGCGACCCTGGCCGAGCAGGGCTACCAGGTGAAGTCCTACTGCTACCAGGACAGCCCGCGCCGGGCCCACTCGATCGCGGCGCAGGGCGGCATCAACGCCGCCAAGAACTACCGCAACGACGGCGACTCGGTGCACCGCCTCTTCTACGACACCGTCAAGGGCGGCGACTTCCGCTCCCGGGAGTCGAACGTGCACCGGCTGGCCGAGGTATCGGTCAACATCATCGACCAGTGCGTGGCCCAGGGCGTCCCGTTCGCCCGCGAGTACGGCGGCCTGCTCGACACCCGCTCGTTCGGCGGCGCGCAGGTGCAGCGCACCTTCTACGCCCGGGGCCAGACGGGCCAGCAGCTGCTGCTCGGCGCGTACCAGGCCCTGGAGCGGCAGATCGGCCTGGGCAACGTGGAGATGAACTCCCGGCACGAGATGCTCGAGCTGGTGATCGTCGACGGCCGGGCCCGCGGCATCGTGGTCCGCGACCTGGTGACCGGCGAGATCAGCACCGAGATGGCCGACGCCGTCGTGCTCGCCTCCGGCGGCTACGGCAACGTCTTCTACCTCTCCACCAACGCCAAGGGCTGCAACGTCACCGCCTCCTGGCGGGCCCACCGCAAGGGCGCGTACTTCGCGAACCCCTGCTACACGCAGATCCACCCGACCTGCATCCCGGTCTCCGGCGACCACCAGTCGAAGCTCACCCTGATGAGCGAGTCGCTGCGCAACGACGGCCGGGTGTGGGTGCCCAAGGCCAAGGGCGACACCCGCAGCCCGAAGGACATCCCCGAGGACGAGCGGGACTACTACCTGGAGCGGATCTACCCCTCCTTCGGCAACCTGGTCCCCCGGGACATCGCCTCCCGCGCCGCGAAGAACGTCTGCGACGAGGGCCGCGGCGTCGGCCCCGGCGGGCTCGGCGTCTACCTCGACTTCGCCGACGCCATCAACCGGCTCGGCCGCAAGGCCATCGAGGCGAAGTACGGCAACCTCTTCGAGATGTACGAGCGGATCACGGGTGAGGACCCGTACGAGGTCCCCATGCGGATCTACCCCGCCGTGCACTACACGATGGGCGGCCTCTGGGTCGACTACGACCTCCAGTCGACCATCCCGGGCCTGTTCGTGATCGGCGAGGCGAACTTCTCCGACCACGGCGCCAACCGGCTCGGCGCCTCGGCGCTGATGCAGGGCCTGGCCGACGGCTACTTCGTGCTGCCGAACACCATCGCGAACTACCTGGCGTCCGGCCCGCTGGAGAAGGTCGACGCCAGCCACCCCGAGGCGGTCGCGGCGCGGACCGAGGTCGAGGACCGGCTCCAGCGGCTGCTGGCGGTCAACGGCGACCGGACGGTGGACTCGTTCCACCGGGAGCTGGGCCAGATCATGTGGGAGCACTGCGGCATGGAGCGCTCCGAGGCCGGGCTGCGCAAGGCGATCGACGAGATCCGCACGCTGCGCGACGAGTTCTGGCAGCGGGTCCGCGTCCCGGGCGACGGCGAGGGGCTCAACCAGTCGCTGGAGAAGGCCGGCCGGGTGGCCGACTTCTTCGAGCTGGCCGAGCTCATGTGCATCGACGCCCTGCACCGCGAGGAGTCCTGCGGCGGCCACTTCCGGGCCGAGCACCAGACCCCCGACGGTGAGGCGCAGCGCGACGACGACCGGTTCTCCTACGTGGCGGCCTGGGAGTACACCGGCACCGGCCAGCCCGTGCTGCACAAGGAAGACCTGACCTTCGAATACGTCCACCCCACGCAGCGGAGCTACAAGTGA